One window from the genome of Salvia miltiorrhiza cultivar Shanhuang (shh) chromosome 7, IMPLAD_Smil_shh, whole genome shotgun sequence encodes:
- the LOC130994730 gene encoding uncharacterized protein LOC130994730 gives MNACESPILLSPQFQAAIATTSTPTLPANQEVQVLPTLTAPATNPATESVPPHPPVIQTPEATKVVLNPTPISFITPPEAEKSTREHPMRKRKSLTLQALLQHIEELESSLLQARKVHGESSFILSQAKEQVTALLSSQKGGDYVAEDADGAGDKDKESLSQGEFVF, from the coding sequence ATCTTGTTAAGCCCCCAATTTCAGGCAGCCATAGCCACCACCTCCACACCCACATTGCCGGCAAATCAGGAAGTTCAGGTATTGCCGACTCTGACTGCACCGGCGACAAACCCAGCGACAGAAAGTGTGCCGCCTCATCCACCAGTTATTCAGACACCGGAAGCCACCAAAGTAGTGCTCAATCCAACGCCTATCTCTTTCATTACCCCACCAGAAGCTGAAAAGTCCACGAGGGAGCATCCGATGAGAAAGAGGAAATCTTTGACTTTGCAGGCTCTTTTGCAGCACATCGAAGAACTGGAAAGCAGTCTTCTTCAGGCTCGCAAAGTCCATGGGGAGTCATCTTTCATCCTGAGCCAAGCCAAAGAGCAAGTGACAGCCCTCCTTTCTTCCCAAAAAGGGGGAGATTATGTTGCTGAAGATGCTGATGGAGCAGGGGACAAGGACAAGGAGTCTTTGAGTCAGGGGGAGTTTGTTTTTTGA